The Bryobacteraceae bacterium genomic sequence TGCGCTCGTCGACTACGAAGAGAACTTGAGCCTCGGTGGCCAGGAGTGGCGGACCGCCTACCGGGCGCAGCGCGATCACAGAAAGGCGCAGTTCGAACGGATGCTCTCCTGGGGCGAGATGCCGGCCTGCCGGATGGTGTCGTTGATCCGCTATTTTGGCGATGTCGCCGACGCCAAACGTCCGTGCGGGGTGTGCGACATTTGCGCACCCGGTGAAGTGCTCGTGCAACAATTCCGCGAGCCGAGCGCGCGTGAACGGCAGGCGCTCGAAGCGATCTTCGCGGCCGTCCGTGAGAGCGATGGCGTCGCAGCTGGCCGGGCATTCACTCAGGTGTCGGCGAAGACTCCGATGGACCGCCGGGAGTTCGAGGAGATGCTCGGCGCGCTGGCGCGGGCGGGCGTGGTGGCGCTCACCGAAGATTCCTTTGAAAAGGACGGCAAGGTGATCGAGTACCGGCGGCTGACGGCAGCGCCGGGGACGGAAGAACTGCCCGAGGTGCTGGTCCCGGCCGAGATCGAAGGCGAAGATCTGCCGCGACGGCGCAAAGGCCGAGCATCGAAAAAGAAGAAGACGGCCAAGCGCGTGAAGAGCCGCGCGGAGAAGACCGCCGAGGTGCTGAATCGGGCCGCTGCGGAAAAACAGGCCGCCGCAAGACCGAGCGAGGACGCCGTGGAGCAGGCTCTGCGCGAGTGGCGTTTGAGCGAGGCGAAGACGAAGGGGATCCCGGCGTTTCGCATTCTCACGGATCGCGCGCTGCGGACGATCGCCGCGGAGCAGCCGGAGACAACGCGCGAACTGCTCGGCATCCCTGGCGTTGGGCTCAAGGTTGCCGAGCAGTACGGTGCGAAGATTTTCCGGATCCTGGCGCGGAGCCGGGCCGGTCAGGCTAAAACATCAGGCGCAGCGCCAACTGGATAGTTCGCGCGTTGTTGCGGAACGCCGTTTCGGGGTTGCCGAAGTCGGGGTGGCCGGGCAGGAAGTAGTTCACCGTACCCATCTGCGGAACGGGCTGCACGGTGTTGGCCGAACCCGGAATGAACTGCGAATGGTTGAACGCGTTGACGAAGTCGGCGCGAACCTGCAGCTTGCGGGTTTCGCCGAGATCGAAGTTCTTCATGAGCGACAGGTCGACATTGTTGATGCCGCGAAGCGGTAGCGTCTGGCGGCCCGCGTTCGGGAACAGGCCCGGCGCGGCGGCGACATAGCGAGCCGACGGGTCGGCGGCGAGGTAGCCGACTACCTGGCCAGCCGAGTTGGCGAGCGGCAGCGAACCGGAGCCGCGGAACGGATCGCCGGCCGGATTGATCAAGGCGCGGTCCCCGAAAATGTCGCCGTTCAGATTGGCGTCGGAAAGACTCTGGACAGTGGCGTACATCGGCGATTCGGCGATGTAGCTCCCCGAGACGGTCAGGTTCCCTGCGGCATTGCGAAGCAGCCAGCTTTCCGAGTTCCGGAACCACGGCGCATCGTAGACGCCGGTGACCGCGAGGCGATGGCGGCGGTCCAGCGCCGAGGAGGCTCGCTCAGGCCGGAGGTTGTACGAATCCTGAGCCCGCCGCGGCACGATCAAGGTGCTGAACACCGGAATCGTGGAATCGTCGATGTTGTGGCTCCATGTGTAGGCGGTGCTGAACTGTAGATCACGCGACATCCGCTTGGTGATCTGGGTCGCCAAGCCGTGATAGGTCGAGTTGCCGACCGGCTTGAACGACGTGATCGGAGCCCGGAAGCCGGCGTCGAAATACTGCTGGACGAGCGGATTGGTCTCGGACCGGAGCTGGTTCAGCGTCAGCGGCAGGCCATCGAGTTCCCCCTGCGTCGGCCGCGAGAGGAACATCGGGAGGCTGTGCTGCGGCGTGACCACGCTCGCGCTGTTGAGCCGCGTCTGGAAGGGCAAGTGGACCCCTCGCGTGCCCAGATACCGGACCTCGACGACGTAGTTGTTGCGAAGCGTCTTCTGGACGCCGAGCGTCCAGTGTGCGGCGTACGGCCGCACCTGATCCGGGATATAGGAAACGGTCGAGGCGCGCGCGTCGGGCACGGACAGTCCGGAACCGACCGGAGCGCTACGAATGCCGCCATTGGCGAGGAAGTTCGTCCCCGCCGCGGCCGTCTGATCGACGGTCGTGAAGAACTGCGGCGGCAGGGTCAACAGGCCAAGGTTCTGATACCACTGGTCGTAGGAGAGACCGGCCCCGGCGCGGATGGCGAGCGTGCCGCTGTTTCCCGGCGACCATACCAGGCCGACGCGCGGCGCGAAGTTGGCGCGCTGGGCCTTGGGCTCCCGGAAGTCGATCAGCCCCGGCACGGAAGACGCCGAGTTCAGGCTCTGCATCTTGCTGCTGGCCGGAACGTCCACGTACTCGTAGCGCAACCCGAGATTGAGCGTGACATTTGGACGAAGCCGGATATCGTCGTTCAAGTAGGCATAGTTCGACCACAGATTGCCCCAGTAGGTGGCGTTGCCGAAGCTGCGTTGCGCCATGCGGTCCGGGGTGAGGTCGCGCAGGAAGCGGTCGAGCGTCGAGTAGTTGTACTCCCCGCGGACCCGCGTGACGAAGAACTGCGGAGCGATCACCCGCCGCACGTCGAAGCCCGCCTTCAGCGTGTGACGGCCGCGGAACCAGGTGAAATTGTCAACCAGCGAATAGGTGTTGATCACGGCCGATTGCGGCGCGATCGAACTCGGCCCGAGCGAGAGATTCAAGTCGGACTGAATGCCGATCGTCGGAAACGCATCCAGGCCCGGAAAGGCGAAGTCGCCGGCCGAGGTCTGATTGAAATGCCGCGTGTATCCGACCCGCAGTTCGTTGAGCGCCGATGCAGACACCGTCCGGAACCAGGTGAGGCTCGTGTTGTATCCGTTGGTCGGCTGCTTCCCGAAGAATGCCGGCAGGCCCGCGAAGCTGTCCACCGCGCGGATGTTGTTGCCGATGAACCGGCCTCGGAACTTGTCCTTCTGCGAGGCGTCCCAATCGATGCTGCCGATGTAGTCCCAGCGATTGATGTAGAACGGCGCCACGATCGGCAGCACTCCGAGCGAAATCGTCTCTCCGGCAACGCGCGTCGTCTTCGCCGCCTGCGCGGAGGCGGGCGCGTATTGCTTCAGCACGCCGAGATTGGTCGTGTTCAAACCCGGAATCCGTTCGAGCGCCGCGTAGCCCTCGGCCGTCGGGGTAAACACGGCCGACGAACTGGTCGCATTCTGCCCGTACGGCGAGTACTCGAAGTTCCCGAAGTAGAAAAGCTTGTTCTTGACGATCGCGCCGCCGAGCGCTCCGCCGAGCCGGTTCTGGTCCAGCCGCTGCCGCTCGTTGATTCCCTGCCGCTTGAAGGACGCATCAAGGGCGTTCAGATAGCGGTTCGAAAGGTACTCGTAGGCCGATCCGTGCATGTCGTTGCCGCCGCTCTTCACGCTGACGTTGAACGTGCCGCCGGTCGAATGCCCGAACTCGGGCGCCGCAGCGTTCTGGATCACCGTCACCGACGAAGTGGCTTCGTTCGAGACATAGCTGATCGGTCCGGTCGTGTCGCGGCGATTGTTGTCGATGCCGTCGATCACGTAGTTGTTGTTGGTGGGACGCTGGCCGCCGACGCTCGGGCCGACGCCTTGCCCGATGCCGCCGCTTGAGGCCACGCCCGCGCCGGTCAGCGAAAGATTCAGCACGCCATAGTGGTTGTCGACTCCGCCCACATTAGCTCCCAACGCCAGATCCTGCGCCAGCCGCGAGTTGTACGTCGATGAAACCTGCGCCGTCGAAGCGTCAATCGGAGCCGCCGCGTCGGTCACTTCCACCGCCTGCTCCACGCCCGCCACGGGCAGCGTCACCGCCACCGTTACCGTGCGGTTCAACTCCACCGCGACATTGCGAATGGTGAGCGGCAGAAAGCGATCGGCCGACGCGCGAATCTCGTAGCGGCCCACGGGCAGATTGTTGAAGCGATAGCTCCCGTCCGGGCCTGAGACCGTGGCGCTGACGGCGTTGGTGGAGACTTGCGTAGCCTCCACGGCAGCCCCGGAGATGACAGCTCCACTCGGATCGTAAACGACACCGGTGACATTGCCGTCCGACGCTTGCCCGAAGGCGCTCGTCATCAGCAACAATTGCAGCGCCAGAGCGCCAGCGAGACGTTTCGTTACAAGACCCACAGTGATCCTCCAAATAGCCGCGGACGAGATGGAGTGGCCCGCAGACACGAGGGACGCACAGTCCCTCTGCTTCCACTATCGGTGCTGGCGGAGTGTTGGATTAGGAATTTGGGGCGAATGGCCCCGAAAATGGGGTGTTTTACTTAGCTCCCGGATACCCCTATTGAATGGAGAGGGTTACCCCTGGCTGGCTGAAGTTGTTTCCGATCCGGATCGTCAACCCCACTGGTCCGACGCTCAATAGCTCGACGGGTATATATAGGTTAATCTGCAGAACCCCGGCAGCCATTCCCGGCGCCTGCCCGGCATAGTGCAGGTCGGCCTGGATCCCCCCTACATACACCCGCACCGGAGCCTTCGTGCGAAGGCCGCTCGAGTCGAGCACGGCGCCCGAAAGCACGTCGCGCTCAAACAGCCCGCCGCCTGTCAGATAGAGCGAAACGATCGACCCCTTGGCCGCGCGGTTGGTGGGCGAATTGATCGTCCCGTCCACGTTCACCGCCGCTGCCGGACCTCGGCCGGACCCGTCCAACGTCAACAGAACCGGCGCCGTATCCTGGAACGCGAGCATGAACGCGTCTGACCGTACGCCGGCATAGCTCACGCGCACATCCACCTCGGAACGCCCCTCGAGCTCGAACGGCACCAGCGCCAATATCTGCGTGGCGCTCACCGAAACGAGCGGAGCCGGCACTCCGCCGATCGTCACCGAAACACCGCCCAGGGTACTCGCGTACTGGCTGCCGGCCGGAGCCACCAGCATCTGGTTCGGACCGAGGTTCTGGCCGTAGATGAACATGATGGAACCTGGGGCGAAGTCATGCAGGAGGCCGGAGCCGTTGGAAACCTCGCGGATTAACGGAAGCGGTCCGGTTGTGCCGCCACCGCCTGTATCTCCACCGCTGCCGCCGATCACCAGCGTCACAGGGATCTGTATCGTCTGCCCGGCGCCAGGCGCCGATACCGTGACTGTTCCGCTGTAGGTCCCGGCGGCCAGCCCGGCGGAAACCGCGGCGATCGTCACCGTCAGCGGTGTCGTGCCGCTCGCCGGCGTCGCCGTGAGCCATGGCTGTGACGTCGCCAACGCGATCTGCGCCGCGACGTCGGCATTGATTGTCACCGTTTGCACGGCCGGCGCCGGTCCGCCCGGTGTCGTGCTGAACTGCAGGCTGCTCGGCGAGGCTCGCAAATTCAACGATGTCGAGCCCGTCACCGTGAGGCTCACCGCCACGAGCTGACCGCCCGCCGTGGCGCCCGGCGTCTGCACGATGACGCTAGCCCGGTAGGTACCGGCGCTCAGCCCGGCCGGATTCACCGATACAGTCACCGCGCCCGGTGTGACGCCGTTCTCCGGCGTCGCCGTCAGCCACGCCCCGCCCGCGATACGCGTCCGGAAGTTCGTGGGGGTGCTCGAGTTGACGTTGAACGTCTTTGCCGCCGGCGCCGCTCCTCCGGCCACTGCCTGAAAATCCAGGCTGAGCGGCGACGCCGACAACGGTGGCGCGCCCGACACTTCCAGCGTCACCGTCACCGAAATCGGCGTCGAGGCGCCGAACGAACTGATGTCGATCCGGCCGGTGTAGGTACCGATGACGAGTCCGGCCGGGTCCACCGAGACCTGGAGGTTCGCCGGCGTGATTCCGGACGTCATGTCGACCTTGAGCCAACCGCTGCTCGAAACGGCCTCGGCGCTGAAGAAAATCATCGACGCATAGGAAATGGCCAGCGTCTGCGCCGGAGGGGCCGGGTCACCGTACTTGTAGCTGAACGTGAGCGGACCGGACACGGTCCACAGGCTCCCGGATGAATCCACCTGGAGTGTCACCGTTACTAGTTGGTAGCTCACCGGCGAGGTTTGGTACTCCACCGTGATCATTCCCTCGTAGGTGCCCGGGAGCAGATCGCCGGGAATCACCGAGACGATTGCGCGCTGGGGCACGGTGGTGACATCGGGAGAAATAAACAGCCACGAAACGTTGGTCGAGAAAGAGTAGTTGGCGGCGGTACCGGCGAGGTTGAAGTACTGCGCATCCGGAAGATCGCCGCCCGGCGTGTAGTAAAAGGTCAACTGGCTGGGCGTGGTGTTGGTGGGCGGGACGCTGTTCACCGTCAGGGTCACGGTGATCTGGCGCGGGTTGTTCGACGCGCCGGCCCCGAGCACGAGCAGGTTCGCGGTGTATGTTCCGGCATCGAGCCCGATCGGGACCACGTTGACCGTCATGATCGACGGCGTCGTCGTGCTCGAAAGCGAAGTGCTGAGCCACGTGGCGCCGCCCGAGATCAAAATCGGGATGCCGGTGGCGGACCCGCTGATCGAGACGGTCTGGGAACTGGGCGGTACGTTCGCCGACGTCTGGACGAAGCTCAGTTGACTGGCGGAGACGCTGATGGTGGTTTGAGCGGACGCGAACGGGATCGTCGAGGCCAGGACGATCACAAGCCCCATGGGTTTCCAGGTTGCAGGCAGCACGGCGGCGCCCTCCTTCTCTTTCTCTACCTTCTATTTAATCGCTGTTTCGAGCGCGAAGGTTGCGGGTACCCCGCCGTTTTAGTTCGGGAGACGGAGAGACTGATGCGCGGCGAGCTGCCACCGGCCCTGCTTATACACCCAAACGTGGAGGAACTTCAGGTGGGCCGGGCTACGATTGCCGCGGGTGGAAACCTCGAACTGGCCGTTTGCCGACACCACCGCGGTGTCGCCGTAGATGCGAACATCGATCGGATCTTCGTGCTGGATCTTGT encodes the following:
- a CDS encoding carboxypeptidase regulatory-like domain-containing protein, producing the protein MGLVTKRLAGALALQLLLMTSAFGQASDGNVTGVVYDPSGAVISGAAVEATQVSTNAVSATVSGPDGSYRFNNLPVGRYEIRASADRFLPLTIRNVAVELNRTVTVAVTLPVAGVEQAVEVTDAAAPIDASTAQVSSTYNSRLAQDLALGANVGGVDNHYGVLNLSLTGAGVASSGGIGQGVGPSVGGQRPTNNNYVIDGIDNNRRDTTGPISYVSNEATSSVTVIQNAAAPEFGHSTGGTFNVSVKSGGNDMHGSAYEYLSNRYLNALDASFKRQGINERQRLDQNRLGGALGGAIVKNKLFYFGNFEYSPYGQNATSSSAVFTPTAEGYAALERIPGLNTTNLGVLKQYAPASAQAAKTTRVAGETISLGVLPIVAPFYINRWDYIGSIDWDASQKDKFRGRFIGNNIRAVDSFAGLPAFFGKQPTNGYNTSLTWFRTVSASALNELRVGYTRHFNQTSAGDFAFPGLDAFPTIGIQSDLNLSLGPSSIAPQSAVINTYSLVDNFTWFRGRHTLKAGFDVRRVIAPQFFVTRVRGEYNYSTLDRFLRDLTPDRMAQRSFGNATYWGNLWSNYAYLNDDIRLRPNVTLNLGLRYEYVDVPASSKMQSLNSASSVPGLIDFREPKAQRANFAPRVGLVWSPGNSGTLAIRAGAGLSYDQWYQNLGLLTLPPQFFTTVDQTAAAGTNFLANGGIRSAPVGSGLSVPDARASTVSYIPDQVRPYAAHWTLGVQKTLRNNYVVEVRYLGTRGVHLPFQTRLNSASVVTPQHSLPMFLSRPTQGELDGLPLTLNQLRSETNPLVQQYFDAGFRAPITSFKPVGNSTYHGLATQITKRMSRDLQFSTAYTWSHNIDDSTIPVFSTLIVPRRAQDSYNLRPERASSALDRRHRLAVTGVYDAPWFRNSESWLLRNAAGNLTVSGSYIAESPMYATVQSLSDANLNGDIFGDRALINPAGDPFRGSGSLPLANSAGQVVGYLAADPSARYVAAAPGLFPNAGRQTLPLRGINNVDLSLMKNFDLGETRKLQVRADFVNAFNHSQFIPGSANTVQPVPQMGTVNYFLPGHPDFGNPETAFRNNARTIQLALRLMF